In Vibrio quintilis, the DNA window AACCAGCGGAATTGCTGAACCGAAAATGATGGCCTTTTTTAATGCACGGGTGTCGCCATCCAGATAGTTGACGATAGCAGGAATACTGCCATGAAAGCCAAATGAGGTGAAAATGACCGGGATAGCCGCAATCACCAATCCCTGTTTCAGGGGCATATCTAACAGGTAAGATTCGGTCACATTGGGTGTCAGGAAGAAAAGTACAGTCACCATGGCAACCAGTTTTGCCAGAAACAATAAGCGATTAAAGTGATCGACAGTTTTGGTGCCGATTGTAACAACAAAGCTCACGATCAGGGTGAAAATGACGGTTGATTCTGTCTCCGTCAGCTGAATTCCTGCGAGCTGTGAGATTCGTTCACTGAACTGGGAACCGCCGCCGGCAATATAAGCTGCGCACAGCGCATAAAACAGAAACAACATGGCAAAACCAGCGATCCACTGACCTTTATATCCAAGAAATTGTTTGGTTAATGTGTGTAATGTTGCATTTGCCGGGGCATGTTGGTGCAGTTCCAGCATTAATAATGCGGTATAGGTCATCAAAGCCCAGAGGGCCAGCATGATCAACAAAGCCGTTGAGAAACCAATTCCGGCAGATGCCAGAGGGAGTGCCAGCATGCCGGCACCGATGGTTGTACCGGCAATGATCAGTGTACTGCCAAAGATCTTAGATTGAAGCATTGTATAATTATCTTTACAAAAATGTGATTGGTTTTATATAGTTCACACTAGAAATAAACATTTATAACGTGATTTATAGGAGTTACATTCGATTATTCAGCATTTTTATTTGCTGATCAAGCATTGTGTAAAAACAAAATACCAATGTGTAATTTATATTTTACATTTTGGTTTTTCCTGTTTCTGTACGGATCATTTTGAGATCCGCATCTACGAATTTCTCAATTGGCCTTTTCGTATTCAAATATCTGTCATATAAATTGATTAAAAAGGACAACAGACTCAATGTTTGTCTGGTAATTAAAAGGAGGTCATATGAGTGATTTCGAGTATGATGAAGATAGTTTGGAGCTGCTGGATGCGATGGAAATAGGAATGAATATTTCTGAATTACAACAGCTCATGCAGGAAACAGAAGCAGAAAATAATCATTGAAAACTGGCTTCAGTTCGATCACTGTTCCGGTACGCACGAATGACTTATGTGTGTACCGGTTTAAGCTTCCCCCTGATTTTACAGCCACAGGTTTATGTCATCATTAATTCTGACTGTATCAATATCTCTTAAGATCAGCCGCATTCCGTGACTTTTACCCCGATTCAGTTCATGATTTTGTTTTTCAGTATGACTTTGCCTGAATGATGAATTTTTTAGCCCACTTACATATTGCAAATGCCTGCCAGTCCAGTTTACTGGGCAACCTGCTGGGGGATTTTATTAAAGGGAACCCTGAAAAACAGTTTCCTGATGCGGTGGCGCAGGGAATCAGATTACACCGTTTTGTGGATGCTTATACTGATCATCACCCCATGATCAATGAAGTGAAACCATTGTTTGCTGGTCCGGCCCGGCGTTTTGCTGCAATTGCGCTGGATGTGTTCTGGGATCATTGCCTTTCATGCCAATGGCAGGATTATCATGCGCAGCCGTTGAATGAGTTTTGCCGGGATGTCCGCCAGCAGCTTGAGCAGGAGATAACGTTTCCTGTGCCGGAACGTTTCGTCATGGTGAATCATAGAATGTGGCAGAGTAAATGGCTTGAGTCTTATGGTGATATGCGCAATATAGAACTGGCACTAAACCGGATGTCTTTACGTTCAGAACGAATGCATGCTTTACAGCAATGTTATCCGCTTCTTGAAAGTAATTATCCCGTTTTACGGGCGTGTTTTGACCAGTTTTATCCGTTGATTCTGTCAGCGACACAAAGCCGGGTGAGTGGCAATGATAGGTTGAATATGACCTCATTCGCATCATGTGCGAATGAGGCCGTCAAAATCAAAAATAGTGTCAGCTAAAAATAGAACTTGAGTTCTGCACGGGTTAGAGCTTCTGAAGTAAAATCAGAAATGATCACCCCGTAGTGACCTGATTTCTGGTCATCAAAATAATGAATCAAACGTTGATTGATATCTTTTGCGACCCCCGGAATATTCGGGATTCCGAAGATTGGGCGATAGCCACTGGTAAAGTTGAGGAAGAGTTCACCATTGCTTTGTTTGGCTAAACCCAGATTTTTATTAATTTCCTGCCATTTATTGTCATTTGATGACGCGCTGACCTTGTAATAGTCCTGAACATGGATTGGCGTATTTCTGGAATCATTTATTGTAAATTCTGCATTATCAGACCATTGCGTGACATCGATGCCGCCGGCATTCCAGAATGAACCGGGAAAGCGTCTCAATAATACAATTTTTCCCCGGGCTTCTCCCAATTTTGGCAGATAACTGTGTCCCCACCAGAAGTTATTATATTGGGACTCGTTTTTATACTGAACAAAGGTTTGTTCAAATGTGCGGGAATTATTTTCTGGTTTGTATTCCTGTGAGACTTCCATGAGTACCGTTTCGGACGGGTGCAATGAAAGAAAATCTGTCACAGCCTGAAGTACATCATCAAAATTAAGGTGTTGATAGACGGAACCGTGGTGGACAACCAGCGCATCGCCATAATGGCGTAAGCGAATGTCAAGGTAACGGACTCCGATGTTCAGTTGATCAGCAATCGAGAGATTTTGTGTTTTTGCGATGCCACTGATGGGTTCATGTGTTGCTCCGGAGTCATGTGTGCCTGGAATCGTCATATTTGTCAGAGAAACTGAATCATCCACATTATTCATCCAATCTGATAAGTTGGAGGCAAAACATGAAGCAGGCAGTGTGAGTGCTAAGGTTAAGATTAAAGAGTTAATTTTCATAGTATAATATCCATGTGAAACCAATTGCCTAATTTTGCGAAAGTAGCAGGGAGTACAAACAAAAGGGAAGCTGAATTTCGATTTTCGTGTTCAGGAAGAGATCTTCATTCGTTTTTCCGGAGCATTGGTTAAAACAAACAACGTTTATTTTTTTATCATCAGAGGTTTTATGGATCAGTTTATGACACATATACTTTCGGTTTTTATGGGATTTTTTGCCATGATGAACCCAATAGCAAATACACCGGTATTTCTGGGTTTAACTGCAGAAGAAACGCCGGAAGAACGAAAAAAAGTGGCGTGCCGGGCTTTGGTTGTGAGCTTTTTGATTATTTTTGTATTTGCAGCAGCCGGAAAAGTAATTTTTGATTTATTCGGGATTACTTTGCCCGCATTCAGGATTACCGGTGGGATTCTGATTGGATTGGTGGGATATCACATGTTACAGGGAGGAGAACATTCTTCTATCCAGCACCCGAGTGAAGAAGATAAGAAAAAGAGCAGTGAAGCTCTGATGAGTATCGCTGTTTCCCCGCTGGCTATGCCGATTCTTGCCGGGCCGGGAACAATTGCAACGGCGATGAATTTCTCTTCTTCTGGCGGCATCGTGGAATTTGCCGTCACTATGGTTTCGTTTTTGATGCTTTGTATTATCAGTTACGTATTTTTTGTGTCAGGTGAAAAATTTATCAGTTATATCGGCGATAACGGCGTAAAAGTGATCACCCGGTTAATGGGATTGATTCTGGCCGTGATTGGTGTACAGATGTTAATCGGGGGGATTGGCGGAGCGGTGACCTATCTTCAGCTGCATCATTAGTTTGTTTGGGAATTAACATGAAACCGGAATGGTTTGACATCGCTCAGGTATACCCGCCCGGGTCACTCCCATTCCGGTTCTGCTTTATCTGCCAGGTTTTAATTATTTCCCGGGAGCATACAATTGTGTCGGAGTTTCAGTTTCGCAACGGTGCTTATCAAAATCATTCTGCATACCGCCATTCCCCAGGAATGTCATTCTGACGATCATTCCCCGATCAGTAAACCACTTCAGGTCTTCACAGGCGATGCGGTAACTCAGCTCTTTGATGTGTACCCGTTTCCAGCGTACACCTCCGCCATGGGTCGAGACCGTATAAGCAATCACACCATTGTCTGTTACTTTAATCTCTTTATGATCTCGGAACGTGTCAACCTGTTTTGCACCACCCGGAAAATAATTAAATTGCATTTCTCGTGACGCTGGATAAGGTTGGGAAATTCACACCTTTTTCTATCACTTCACTATCAGCATCTTCCGGTACCGGATTAATACTCACTTCTTTGGCTGGCATCGCGACTTTGGGGGCACCTTTAGCAAAACGCTCCGGGTGTGCAGCATAAGCGGCATCAAGACCCGCCTGACGTGTCACTGCCTCCTCTGTATATCTTCCTGTAAAAACATGCTCCGGTGTAAAGCCACCTAACTGGCTGTGATAATGACAGGTGTTGTACCATGTTACATAGTCCTGACACCAACGATTCGCATGCCCATAATCTTCAAAACGACGGGGATAATCTGGTTGATATTTGAGTGTTTTAAATTGTGATTCACTAAATGGGTTGTCATTACTGACCCGCGGACGACTGTGGCTGGCGGTGACTGCAAGCTCAGACAGCAAATCCAGATAACAATGGGCAGTCATCGGCGCGCCTCTGTCCTGATGAAGGGTTAAACCGCTTGATTCAAGGTCATAACGGGTGATTGCTTCTTCCATTAGCTGGGATGCTAACGCACTGTTTTCCTTGCGCGATAGCATCCAGGCAACAATGTAACGGCTAAATAAATCCATCACGACATAAAGTGATAAATATTCTCCCCGCTTTTGAGTGGGTAATTTGGTGATATCCCAGGTCCAGACCTGATTGGGATGTTGAGCCACCAGACGGGGAACCATGTGAGACTGCGCTGGCCGCTGTGCCCGGCGTTCACCATGAAGATTATCTTCACGTAAGAGCCGGTGCATGGTGCTGACTGAGCACAGATATTGCCCTTGCTGCAACAGGTCATAATAAATCTGCACCGGCGGTTGGTTACAATAAGTTTCACTGAGCATCACCGATTTCACTGTTTCTCTTTCTGTATCGCTTAATGCTCTGGGCTGGCGCGCGTGTTTCCGGGAGCGGTGAATCCGGGGCAAAGGGCCACAAAACTGAACACCCCGGATATAACGTCTTAATGTATTGCGGTTGACGTTAAGCACCTGGCAGGCGAGCCTTTGGGAGACAAATGCAGGTAAGGGATGTTGCGCCAGCGTCATGATTTGTTCTCTTGTTCCATCGCTTCTATCAACGCCAAGGCTTTTTTTTGGAGCGAGAGACAACCGTCTTTTACCTCAATCTGATGACGAAGACGGGCGTTCTCTTTCTCTAAGAGCTCAATGCGTTTTTGCTCGGGAGTTTTTGCTGACGCAGGACCGGGGGCTGATTTTTCGAGCCCTTTGATGCCGTTCTCAGCGAATTCTTTCCGCCATTGTGAAAGCTGATTTGAGTAAAGCTTTTCCCGCCGGAGTAAGGCACCAACCTCGCCATGTTTACAGGCATCGGCCTGTTGTATAATGGAAAGCTTGTATTCGGTCGTAAAGATACGGCGGGTTTTCTTTTCCAGCTCCGGAGAGGGATTGACCTGCGGCTCAACCGTTGTGTTCTTTGGCATCATGAACTCCTTTTTCACCCTGATTTGTATGTTATCTCAAAAGCGGGTGGTTCAATAGCAGGTTGACACACAGGGATCTTTCAGGTTGTCTTTAGCGACCTGAATTGTTTCCTGAGAAGCGGTTGTTTGAATTTCATTAATATTTTGAGCACAGCCACTGATGACAAAAGCGGAACATGCCGCAATAAGTGTGGTTTTAATATTCATATATCACTCTTTATGATTTATTGAAGTTATTACCTTTATTAACGGCGCGTGATACTAACACATTGATTAAAATTCCGTGTCACTAAATAAATTTCAAAGCTTATTTCAGGTTGTTTGGGTATAAAACCGGAAACCTTTGACTCTTAGTGTTTGGGCATATGGTTTATTTGGTTGACCTCAAAACTCCCGCTTTAATTGCGGGAGCTTCAGTTGGTCGTCAGCAGAGTTGGTTTTTCAGGAAGGTTTTGTATCTGAAGGGTGATTCACCGGCATGATTACCTGGCATCGTTCCTGATTATAATCATTTGTGATGCCTTTGGTTCCCTGAAAAGCAACCCGGACGGTCATCCCATGGTCAACAAACCAGCGGAGCTGTCCGCAAGCAATTTGAGTGCTGTACTCTTCTATTTTGTGTCGCACCCAGTATTGATTATTCGGTATGTAGACTCTGAAATAGATCACTCCGTTTTCAGTGATTTTGATTTCCCTGATGTTTTTTAATCGTTCTTTTGCCAGAGAAATTGTTTCCTTCGAAGCTGTTGTCTGAAGTTCATTAATATTTTTAACACAGCCACTGATGACAAAAGCGGAGCAAACCGCAATAAGTGTGGTTTTTAAATTCATATTTCACTCTTTATTAATTATTGACGTTATTACCTGTTTAACGGCGCGCGATACTAACATATTTTCTACTGCGTTATCGCCTGCGGTGAATACACTGAAACCTGCATCTTCAGGTTGTTTAGGTATGAAGCACAAACAAATTGCTGCCAAAATTTCCCTGAAAGATCAACTGACCCTGGCAACTTTACGAATGTGAGTGGCTCAGGTAAAGGCAAGTTTGTATGCATCCTTTTCTGGTGTGGCGGGAAACAATCCTGTCATTAAGAATACTATTCGGTTAAATATGTGATATTGCTCACAGGGGTAAATCTTTTTTGAGCTCGTTTATATGAAAATAATTTCATTGCTATATATCATGAAAACAGACCTGATTTTTTCAATTTTCTGACATAAATCTGAACAATGAGATTAAAAAATATATTATGTGCAATCGCAGTGATTGCCATGGCTTCCGTGAGTACGGAGGCGGGCCTGAATACCAGGCAGGATCATACAGTAAGCTCCGATGAGCCCATGTCTGTGTTGTGGACTGAAAATGACTTCTCCGGGCGAACCGTGATTTTAAAAAACTTTCTGGATATCAACTCGTTGAACCATTCCTATGATTTAGATGCGAAAACTTCTCTGATCCGGCTGGAAAATGGTGCTGAGATTATATTTTATGATGACGAATATGATATACCCAAGCAACCTGAAGATACATAATGCAGCTCACGCCCTTCGGGTGAGTTTGTCTGGCTCTGATACGGCGTGACTGATTTTCAACGTAGAATGACTCTATCTTCAAATCAGTGCCTTGTCTCAAAGCCAGACAAATCTCACTGAACCCTGCATCTTCAGGTTGTTTGGGTATATACATCAGCACTAATTATTACTTTCAGGTTGTCCCTCTGTATTGTGACAGCTAAATCAAACCAACTGTACGTGCTTAAGTCTTCAGTCTTACCGTTTTATTCTCTGCCGGAGCTGATTTGTTCTGAAAGAGACGCTTCTGCTGATGATTCAGAACTATTTCTGACCGGGCGATTATTTCAGCAATATGGGGAAAGTCATTGTTCTGACATGTTTCTCTGCTTTGATAAATAAGCTCATCTTCTGCTATATGAAACCAATGTTATTTATTGGGTAATAGCGTATAGGTTTAAGTATCACCATTAATAATATTCATATGCATCACCTCTATTATTGGTGTGACTTATTCTGTGTGATATGACTCAATTTGAGACATCTGATTCTATTTTTTAGTGGTTAAATGACATACGATGGGACAGCGGTTGGAAACCGTTTTCCTGTAATTGACATGATTTGGCAGCTTATTGCTGACCTGGTTTTGTTTTAAACGTAGTTTTAAACACAAAAACCAAATGAATCTGAATGATGTCTTTTTTCCGGAAATGTAATGAATACCTGATGGCTTAACAGGTATACATTATCCGGAAAGTCATAAATATAAATCATGGGAAGCGCGGTGTTCCTGACAGTGATATTGGCTTACCTGTCTTTATGTCCGCAATGCGTTTATCTGTTTTTTCTTCTGTCGTACTGAAGGAGACAACAACAGGGCAGAAGCAATGCTGTTCACATAACGAATCTATCATGATCAGCGGGCAGACAAACGCGAAAAACAATGAATAAAAACGCTCAGTTGGGAGTATACAGAATGATAATTGAAGATATAAAACAGCATTTGGGGAAACCCATTACAAAATTATCACTCGGGGGAATCCGCCCCACGCATGAATTAACCGAAAGCTGGATTGGTAAGGTATTTCTTTTTGACCAGGGGGAAACGCTTCCCCGTGATGATCTGGGAAATGAGATGATGCCGCTGGCACAGATTTGTTTGAAAAACCTGCCATATGTTCCGGAAGCAGTTGAGGGAATTGAACTGTTAACTTTGTTTGTTTCTACGGAGTTTCCCCAGCCATTTGATGAAATGGGCAGCAGCTGGTTGATTCGTGAATATCGTTCAGTTCAGGGACTGGAAAGGAAAGAGTTTGTCTGTTCTGATTTGGAACCGTTTCCACTTCATCCTGAAATGGTCGAAAGAGATTGTCCGCTCTGGGAAGACCAAATTTTAAGTAGTATGAAAAATGATATGCCGGTCATGGAAAATAGTGGTGAAATTGAATGCTACTATGACACGATTGATCATTACTATGCCCATAAATTTGGTGGTTATCCTTCTTATTGTCAGCCCGGTATTGATTTTGGGGAAGATTATGAATTTGTTTTTCAAATCGCATCTGATCCAAATGTCCGGTTAACTATCGGGGATAACGGCAGCTTTATGTTTGCCAGAAACCGCAGGGATGGATGTTGGGTCATGTACTACGACGAGTACTAATCCATCGTGGATATTTGAACATTGATTGATCATTGCCCGGTGAATGTACCGGGCATTTTTTTGATGATGTGACCGATCGGACAGATTCTTTCATCCGATAACGGTTCGGGGATTCGGATTCAAGGCTTAAGGTTCTTTATGATTCTGCCGGTTGCACCTGACCGAAGAACTGATATTTGAGTTTTCTCCTGACCTGAATCACCAAAACAACCGCTGCACCGCTAAGTCCGGCAATCAGCAGTGACCAGATGACCTGAATCCCCGGTTCGCTCCACCACCATCCCCGCACACCAACGATATAGCTCAGTGGTAAAATAAACACCCAATAAGCCAGAAAAGTCGCGACAAGAGGTTTGACGAATTCCTGCATCCCTCTGAGTATTCCGGATGCAACGATCATGATTGCATCAGCAAACTGGAAAAGAGCGATATAGCTCAGTAATGCTTTCAGCAGTAACTGCACTTCCTGATGATGACTGAAGCCGGTGAGAAGGGGAGTGATGTACCAGTTAATGAGAACAGCCATGCCAGCACCATATACGACGGTAAGAGAGAGTGCGGCTGAACTGGTCCTTATTGCATTTTCCTGTTGCTGATGGCCGGAAAAGTGGGCAATTCGGATGGTTGCTGCACTGCTTAGTGCCAGCGGGATCATGAAGACAACCAGTGCGATATTAATTGCAATCTGGTGCGCGGCAATCACTGTTGTGCCCAGTGAAGAGGCAAAAAAGGCCAGTAAGGTTAAAGCCAGCACCTCAACCACGATAGAAATACCGACCGGTAATCCTTCCAGAAAAATGGCTTTAGTCTCTTTTGTGTTGATTGTGATTGCAGTGGCAGGAAAGGCTGACGGGATCTGATGTCTGGCCAGATAATGAATCATCACTGCGCCCAGTGTTACTGAAATTGCAGTTGCCAGTCCGCAACCTGCTCCTCCCAGCTCCGGCAGACAGCCCCAGCCATTTACCAGACTGAAGTTAAGCAGCAGGTTAACTCCGAAAAGCACAACTGTGGTTATGATAACGGGCTTCAGGCAACTGTTTCCTTCACAGAAAAAGCGGTTCAGAACCAGATAAATCAGTCCCGGCATGCCAAAACCAATGTAATGAAGGTACTGCTGAGTAACGGTCGCGACCTGCTGATCACCGATAAACAGCGGGCAGATAAAAGCCAGTAACTGAATCAGTACAAAACCAGCTGCACTGAGGATGAAGGTGATTCTTTTGCCGTGTTGAAACAATTGTTGCATTTGTGCGTATCTGCCGGTACTGGCTGAGGCTGAGATTTTTGGCACCAACGCATAAAGCACACCGGTAATCAGGGTCAGAACCGGTGTCCACAGGCTGCTTCCAAGACCGGTTCCGGCTAAATCGGTCACATGATACCGGCCTGCGACAAATGTATCTGCCAGTCCAAGAGACGCCTGACAAACCTGGATGAACATAATGGGAATGGCGAGTTTTAAAATAGGTAAAGCTATCTTGCCTGTATCCATGCTCTCAATCCTTATTGTATTGAATTTATGATGATTTATAAGAGAATATAAATGATAATTATTATTATTTACATGTAAAGAGTTTGTTGCTAGTATCGAAAACCCACTGAAAATCAGACAACCTGGCGTTTCAGTGAGTGTAATGTTGGCTCAATAAAATAAAGGATAAATACCATGGCTATTCCCAAGATTGCTTCATACGATCTGCCTGATTCCGGGCTTTTCCCGCAAAACAAAGTGAACTGGCAGATTCAGCCTCAAAGAGCCGTTCTGCTGATTCATGATATGCAAAGCTATTTCCTGAATTTCTTTAACCCTGATGCAGCGCCTGTCCCTGAGCTGAAACGCAATATCAGCGCGCTGAAAGATGCGGCTCATCAGGCAGGTATTCCGGTAATTTATACTGCGCAGCCCGTGAATCAGGATCCGGAAGAAAGGGCATTACTGACCGATTTCTGGGGGAGCGGGCTGACAGGCGATGCTGAAATTGTCCCTGAATTATCCCCGGATCAGGACGATATTTGTCTGACGAAATGGCGCTATAGCGCATTCAAGAAAAATGAATTGCAGGACTATATGCAAATCCACGGCAAAGACCAGATTATTATCTGTGGTGTTTACGGGCATATCGGCATTCTGTCTACGGCTTTAGAGGCGTTTATGCTGGATATTCAGCCATTTATCATTGGTGACGCCATTGCTGATTTCTCAGCCGGAGAACATGAGTGGGCGCTGAAATATGTCGCGGGGCGTGCCGGCTCAGTGAAATCGCTGCAAACGGCGTTAGGAGAGATTTCATCAGCAGACAAGGCATCGTCAGGTTTAACTTTAGACACGATGCAACATGATATTGCACAGGTGCTGGAAATCGCCATTGATGAGGTTGATGTGACGGAAAATCTGCTCTTTTTAGGGCTCGATTCTGTCCGGGCAATGACATTACTGGAAAAGTGGCAGCAGCAGGGCGCCACCATCACCTTTGCGCAGCTGATGGAAAAAGTGACATTGCAGGAATGGTGGCAGCTGATTGATCAACAGGCGGTAACGACACAGGCAAGTCACGCAGCCTGAGAAAGAACAGATATCGAAAGACAAAGAACGAAAGAGAAAGGAAAAGCCGGATGAGTCAAAATAAACAGGCTGGCAATCGTCAACCACGTTTAATTGAGTGTGTCAGAAAGACATATATTACGCCGCATTTTGTTCGGGTCACATTTACCGGAGATGATTTGAGGGACTTTCCGTCTGACCGGAATGGTGCCGGAATCAAGGTGTTTTTCCCCAACCCGCAGACCGGAACGCTGGAATTACCTCACTGGGAAGGTGAGAAGATTATCTGGCCGGAGCACAAGCCGGCGTCCCGGGCTTATACAATTCGATATTACCGGCCTGAGTCGAATGAACTGGATATTGATTTTGTCGTGCATGGCACGGAACCACCCGGTTCCGGCTGGGTTGTCCGGTGTCAGCCGGGAGATCAGCTTGGACTGGTGGGGCCCGGACAACATCCGGTTTTAGCACCTGCTGACCGGTATATTCTGGCCGGAGATTTAACCGCTCTGCCTGCAATGAGCGCGGTGCTTGAAATGTTGCCCGAAGTGGCGCAGGGGCAGGCTTTTATTGAAATTGATCACCCGGAAGATCAGCATTCATTGACACATCCTCCCGGTATTGATGTGCAATGGCTGATCAGAGATCCGGCACAGGCTCCATGCCCGTTGATTGCTGCGGTTCAATCCGTCGAAATTCCTCAGGGATTATCAGTATCAGCGTTTATCGCTGGTGAGAACCGTTCCGTGATTGCCTGTCGTAAATTCATGGTTGAAACTTATCAGCTGACGAAAAAGTCAATGTATGCAGTGCCGTACTGGCGTCGGGGGAAAAGTGAAGAAAAATATCATGATGAACGCCACGAAATCATGGATGAGGCTTATTAAGTTTCTGATGAAAAAGCCGGTTTCATGTGAAATCGGCTTTTTTCGGCGAAAGAGTAAACAGGGACAGGCAAATCAGCATGAACAAACCAATGCAGCAGGATTTAACCGCAATGCAGGCGGCATACTGGACCGGCCGGCAGTTTGAGCAAACCGGTGATGGTGTCGCTTCCCATTTATATACTGAATTTGACGGACAGAATATCGATGCCGGCAGGTTACAGCAGGCAGTCAGGCAATTGTTTCGTCTTCATCCCATGCTTCGGGTCAGCATTTCTGAACAGGGTTACCAGACGATCCTGCCCCCGGCTGAACATCACTGCCTGACAATCGTTGACTGGTGCGAAGCCGGGCCGGAAGAGATTGCCGGACGACTGGATGCGGTTCGCCGGGAAATGTCGCACCAAACACTGGATCTCAGCCATGGACAGGCCGTTGATTTCAGGCTGACATTACTGCCGGATAACCGTTTCAGGTTCCATTTTGATATGGACATGATCGCGGCGGATGCTCTCAGTTTCCGGATTATCCTTGAGGATCTGGTCAGATTGTATCGTGAGCCGGGTAGCTTGAAAACGAATAGCTTGAAACCGGATGATGAAGTTCGTTTTTTCCGCTATCTGGCATGTCGTCATCAAAGCTGCCGGTTCAAAGAATCTCAGGCCCAAAGCCGCCGCTGGTGGCAGGATAAAATTGCTTCAATTCCCCC includes these proteins:
- a CDS encoding aromatic amino acid transport family protein codes for the protein MLQSKIFGSTLIIAGTTIGAGMLALPLASAGIGFSTALLIMLALWALMTYTALLMLELHQHAPANATLHTLTKQFLGYKGQWIAGFAMLFLFYALCAAYIAGGGSQFSERISQLAGIQLTETESTVIFTLIVSFVVTIGTKTVDHFNRLLFLAKLVAMVTVLFFLTPNVTESYLLDMPLKQGLVIAAIPVIFTSFGFHGSIPAIVNYLDGDTRALKKAIIFGSAIPLVIYIFWQIVTLGVISQEELSHHHRLSALIGALSSKVHFSQLNQIIGVFADLALLTSFLGVSLGLFEFLGDTLKKKTGGKQNRIYPALITFIPPMCFALFYPQGFIMALGYAAIALTILAIFLPVAMIHKVRRAHDSENTTTQAANINSGATYQVRGGKSVLNLVTLAGILIIFAQCLITLNVLPSLG
- a CDS encoding acyl carrier protein phosphodiesterase, which translates into the protein MNFLAHLHIANACQSSLLGNLLGDFIKGNPEKQFPDAVAQGIRLHRFVDAYTDHHPMINEVKPLFAGPARRFAAIALDVFWDHCLSCQWQDYHAQPLNEFCRDVRQQLEQEITFPVPERFVMVNHRMWQSKWLESYGDMRNIELALNRMSLRSERMHALQQCYPLLESNYPVLRACFDQFYPLILSATQSRVSGNDRLNMTSFASCANEAVKIKNSVS
- a CDS encoding phosphatidylinositol-specific phospholipase C, translated to MKINSLILTLALTLPASCFASNLSDWMNNVDDSVSLTNMTIPGTHDSGATHEPISGIAKTQNLSIADQLNIGVRYLDIRLRHYGDALVVHHGSVYQHLNFDDVLQAVTDFLSLHPSETVLMEVSQEYKPENNSRTFEQTFVQYKNESQYNNFWWGHSYLPKLGEARGKIVLLRRFPGSFWNAGGIDVTQWSDNAEFTINDSRNTPIHVQDYYKVSASSNDNKWQEINKNLGLAKQSNGELFLNFTSGYRPIFGIPNIPGVAKDINQRLIHYFDDQKSGHYGVIISDFTSEALTRAELKFYF
- a CDS encoding MarC family protein, coding for MDQFMTHILSVFMGFFAMMNPIANTPVFLGLTAEETPEERKKVACRALVVSFLIIFVFAAAGKVIFDLFGITLPAFRITGGILIGLVGYHMLQGGEHSSIQHPSEEDKKKSSEALMSIAVSPLAMPILAGPGTIATAMNFSSSGGIVEFAVTMVSFLMLCIISYVFFVSGEKFISYIGDNGVKVITRLMGLILAVIGVQMLIGGIGGAVTYLQLHH
- a CDS encoding IS3 family transposase — its product is MTLAQHPLPAFVSQRLACQVLNVNRNTLRRYIRGVQFCGPLPRIHRSRKHARQPRALSDTERETVKSVMLSETYCNQPPVQIYYDLLQQGQYLCSVSTMHRLLREDNLHGERRAQRPAQSHMVPRLVAQHPNQVWTWDITKLPTQKRGEYLSLYVVMDLFSRYIVAWMLSRKENSALASQLMEEAITRYDLESSGLTLHQDRGAPMTAHCYLDLLSELAVTASHSRPRVSNDNPFSESQFKTLKYQPDYPRRFEDYGHANRWCQDYVTWYNTCHYHSQLGGFTPEHVFTGRYTEEAVTRQAGLDAAYAAHPERFAKGAPKVAMPAKEVSINPVPEDADSEVIEKGVNFPTLSSVTRNAI
- a CDS encoding transposase, coding for MMPKNTTVEPQVNPSPELEKKTRRIFTTEYKLSIIQQADACKHGEVGALLRREKLYSNQLSQWRKEFAENGIKGLEKSAPGPASAKTPEQKRIELLEKENARLRHQIEVKDGCLSLQKKALALIEAMEQENKS
- a CDS encoding DUF1963 domain-containing protein → MIIEDIKQHLGKPITKLSLGGIRPTHELTESWIGKVFLFDQGETLPRDDLGNEMMPLAQICLKNLPYVPEAVEGIELLTLFVSTEFPQPFDEMGSSWLIREYRSVQGLERKEFVCSDLEPFPLHPEMVERDCPLWEDQILSSMKNDMPVMENSGEIECYYDTIDHYYAHKFGGYPSYCQPGIDFGEDYEFVFQIASDPNVRLTIGDNGSFMFARNRRDGCWVMYYDEY
- a CDS encoding MATE family efflux transporter, coding for MDTGKIALPILKLAIPIMFIQVCQASLGLADTFVAGRYHVTDLAGTGLGSSLWTPVLTLITGVLYALVPKISASASTGRYAQMQQLFQHGKRITFILSAAGFVLIQLLAFICPLFIGDQQVATVTQQYLHYIGFGMPGLIYLVLNRFFCEGNSCLKPVIITTVVLFGVNLLLNFSLVNGWGCLPELGGAGCGLATAISVTLGAVMIHYLARHQIPSAFPATAITINTKETKAIFLEGLPVGISIVVEVLALTLLAFFASSLGTTVIAAHQIAINIALVVFMIPLALSSAATIRIAHFSGHQQQENAIRTSSAALSLTVVYGAGMAVLINWYITPLLTGFSHHQEVQLLLKALLSYIALFQFADAIMIVASGILRGMQEFVKPLVATFLAYWVFILPLSYIVGVRGWWWSEPGIQVIWSLLIAGLSGAAVVLVIQVRRKLKYQFFGQVQPAES
- a CDS encoding isochorismatase family protein; this translates as MAIPKIASYDLPDSGLFPQNKVNWQIQPQRAVLLIHDMQSYFLNFFNPDAAPVPELKRNISALKDAAHQAGIPVIYTAQPVNQDPEERALLTDFWGSGLTGDAEIVPELSPDQDDICLTKWRYSAFKKNELQDYMQIHGKDQIIICGVYGHIGILSTALEAFMLDIQPFIIGDAIADFSAGEHEWALKYVAGRAGSVKSLQTALGEISSADKASSGLTLDTMQHDIAQVLEIAIDEVDVTENLLFLGLDSVRAMTLLEKWQQQGATITFAQLMEKVTLQEWWQLIDQQAVTTQASHAA